GATCTCTGGCTCTGTACAACCTGTTACTCGTGTACAGACCGTTGTCCCCGTGATATCGCCCCGACAGATATTATCATGGCGATGAGGAATCTGGCTTTCACACGTGAGATTGTGCCAAAGAACTTCTTAAATACCGTCCAGTTTATTTACAAAACCGGCCACGGTGTCCCGAATAATGATGTAAACCGTGCTGCACGTGTCAGACTCGGACTTGAGGCTGAACCTGAAACAACGGCGAAATATAGTGACTTTATTCCGGGCATCCAGAAGATCCTTGATCACTACGGGCTCAAAGACAAGGCAGATGAAATTCTGGCGGAGGATCAGTAATGTCAGGAAATACGCACAAGTATGCTTTCTTCCTTGGATGTATCGCGCCAAACCGGTATCCCGGTATTGAGGCTGCGGCAATCAAGACCAGTAAAAACCTCGGGATCGATCTTCTTCCCCTGAAAGGAGCTTCCTGCTGCCCCGCACCCGGAGCATTCGGGTCAATTGACCTGAAGGTCTGGATGTCGATGGCGGCACGCAACCTTGTCCTTGCAGAGCAGATGAATATGGATATCGCTCTCATCTGCAATGGTTGCTATAAGTCAATCTGGGAAGTAAACCACAAACTCAAACACCACGATGAGCTTCGCGATGATGTCAACGAAGTCTTAAAAGAGATCGACATGGAGTTCAAGGGCACAATCGATGTCCGCCACCTTGCC
The nucleotide sequence above comes from Methanocalculus natronophilus. Encoded proteins:
- the hdrC gene encoding CoB--CoM heterodisulfide reductase subunit C codes for the protein MAKTKGYSDETLSVRLADRYYRTEDAVPDFLEKVEKIGMTIAHMCYQCGTCTGSCPSAPRSSYRIRKFVRRAVLGLADDALTDPDLWLCTTCYSCTDRCPRDIAPTDIIMAMRNLAFTREIVPKNFLNTVQFIYKTGHGVPNNDVNRAARVRLGLEAEPETTAKYSDFIPGIQKILDHYGLKDKADEILAEDQ